From Pelmatolapia mariae isolate MD_Pm_ZW linkage group LG22, Pm_UMD_F_2, whole genome shotgun sequence, a single genomic window includes:
- the cpsf1 gene encoding cleavage and polyadenylation specificity factor subunit 1: MYAVYRQAHTPTSVEFSVYCNFISSKEKNLVVAGTSQLFVYRIIHDVESTSKADKSSDSKSRKEKLEQVASFSLFGNIMSMASVQLVGASRDALLLSFKDAKLSVVEYDPGTHDLKTLSLHYFEEPELRDGFVQNVHIPIVRVDPENRCAVMLVYGTKLVVLPFRKDTLTDEQESGVGEGPKSSFLPSYIIDVRELDEKLLNIIDMKFLHGYYEPTLLILFEPNQTWPGRVAVRQDTCSIVAISLNIMQKVHPVIWSLSNLPFDCTQVMAVPKPIGGVVVFAVNSLLYLNQSVPPYGVSLNSQTNGTTAFPLRVQDEVKLTLDCCQSDFIAYDKMVISLKGGEIYVLTLITDGMRSVRAFHFDKAAASVLTTCMVTMEPGYLFLGSRLGNSLLLKYTEKLQETPAEEGKERQDKEKDKDKQEEPPSKKKRVESSTNWTDEVDEIEVYGSEAQSGTQLATYSFEVCDSILNIGPCANASMGEPAFLSEEFQSNPEPDLEVVVCSGYGKNGALSVLQRSIRPQVVTTFELPGCHDMWTVISSDVKEDKTAAKSDESEDGAEAETGDDGEEGEKDKEEVEKEEEEKKTEPPLEDDAKKHGFLILSREDSTMILQTGQEIMELDTSGFATQGPTVYAGNIGDNKYIIQVSPMGLRLLEGVRQLHFIPVDLGSPIVHCSVADPYVVIMTAEGVVTMFVLKSDSYMGKMHRLALQKPQIPSQSRVITLCAYRDVSGMFTTENKVSCSIKEDTIRSQSEAETIIHDMSNTVDDEEEMLYGDSNASATAAKEDINRSFVAPTATGSEATSSKAEPTHWCMIIRESGVMEIYQLPDWRLVFLVKNFPVGQRVLVDSSSGQSATQGEGKKEEVTRQGEIPLVKEVALVSLGNNHSKPYLLVHVEQELLIYEAFQYDQQQPQNNLKVRFKKVPHNINFREKKSKLKKDKKAESSATEENSGVKGRIARFRYFEDISGYSGVFICGPSPHWMLVTSRGALRLHPMTIDGSIESFSPFHNINCPKGFLYFNKQGELRISVLPTYLSYDAPWPVRKIPLRCTVHYVSYHVESKVYAVCTSVKEPCTRIPRMTGEEKEYEVIERDERYIHPQQEKFSIQLISPVSWEAIPNTRIDLEEWEHVTCMKTVALRSQETVSGLKGYIAAGTCLMQGEEVTCRGRILILDVIEVVPEPGQPLTKNKFKVLYEKEQKGPVTALCHCNGYLVSAIGQKIFLWVLKDNDLTGMAFIDTQLYIHQMFSIKNFILAADLMKSISLLRYQEESKTLSLVSRDAKPLEVYSIEFMVDNNQLGFLVSDRDKNLYVYMYLPEAKESFGGMRLLRRADFNAGANINTFWRMPCRGALDASSKKALTWDNKHITWFATLDGGIGLLLPMQEKTYRRLLMLQNALTTMLPHHAGLNPKAFRMLHSDRRSLQNPVKNILDGELLNKYLYLSTMERSELAKKIGTTQDIILDDLLEIDRVTAHF; encoded by the exons ATGTATGCCGTGTACAGACAAGCCCACACACCGACCTCAGTGGAGTTTTCTGTCTACTGCAACTTTATATCCAGTAAGGAGAAGAACCTGGTCGTAGCTGGAACGTCTCAACTGTTTGTTTACAGGATCATTCATGATGTGGAG AGTACTTCAAAGGCTGACAAGTCATCTG ATTCCAAATCTCGTAaagagaagctggagcaggtggcttccttttctctctttggGAACATCATGTCTATGGCCAGTGTACAACTTGTTGGAGCCAGCAGAGATGCACTCCTTTTGAGTTTCAAAGATGCAAAG CTGTCTGTGGTAGAGTATGATCCTGGGACACATGATCTTAAGACACTGTCTCTTCATTACTTTGAGGAGCCAGAGCTCAGA GATGGCTTTGTACAGAATGTACATATTCCCATTGTCCGTGTAGATCCAGAGAATCGCTGTGCTGTAATGCTCGTTTATGGCACCAAACTCGTGGTGCTGCCATTCCGAAAGGACACGCTAACGGATGAACAAGAGAGCGGCGTTGGAGAAGG ACCTAAATCCAGCTTCTTGCCCAGCTACATCATTGACGTCCGTGAACTAGATGAGAAGCTCCTCAACATCATTGACATGAAGTTCCTCCACGGCTACTACGAGCCCACGTTGCTCATTCTTTTTGAGCCCAACCAGACATGGCCTGG gCGTGTGGCTGTCCGTCAGGACACTTGCAGCATTGTTGCAATCTCCCTCAACATCATGCAGAAGGTTCATCCTGTCATCTGGTCTCTCAGTAATCTGCCCTTTGATTGTACACAGGTCATGGCTGTCCCCAAACCCATCG GTGGTGTGGTGGTGTTTGCTGTGAATTCGCTGCTCTATCTGAACCAGAGCGTTCCTCCGTACGGAGTCTCGCTCAATTCTCAAACAAATGGGACCACAGCCTTCCCTCTGC GTGTACAAGATGAAGTGAAGCTCACGCTGGACTGTTGTCAGTCTGACTTTATTGCTTACGACAAGATGGTGATCTCGCTGAAAGGAGGGGAGAT TTACGTGTTGACACTGATAACTGACGGTATGAGGAGCGTGCGCGCTTTCCACTTTGACAAAGCTGCTGCCAGCGTCCTGACGACCTGC ATGGTGACCATGGAGCCCGGATACCTTTTCCTGGGTTCCCGCCTCGGAAACTCGCTGCTCCTGAAGTACACAGAGAAACTGCAGGAGACGCCAGcggaggaaggaaaagaaaggcaggacaaagaaaaagacaaagacaaacaa gaGGAACCGCCAAGCAAAAAGAAGCGAGTTGAATCCTCCACCAATTGGACCG ATGAGGTGGATGAGATAGAAGTATATGGAAGTGAGGCCCAGTCAGGCACTCAGCTGGCCACCTACTCCTTTGAG GTGTGTGATAGCATACTGAACATTGGGCCATGTGCAAATGCCTCCATGGGTGAACCTGCTTTCCTGTCTGAGGAG TTTCAGAGCAACCCTGAGCCTGACCTGGAAGTAGTAGTTTGCTCTGGCTACGGCAAGAATGGTGCCCTGTCTGTGCTTCAG AGAAGCATCCGACCCCAAGTAGTAACTACGTTTGAGTTGCCAGGTTGTCACGACATGTGGACTGTGATCTCGAGTGACGTCAAAGAAgacaaaaca GCTGCAAAAAGCGATGAGTCAGAGGATGGGGCTGAGGCTGAGACGGGTGATGATGGTGAAGAAGGAGAAAAGGACAAAGAGGAGGTggaaaaggaggaagaggagaagaagacgGAACCTCCCCTGGAGGATGATGCGAAGAAGCATGGCTTCCTCATTCTGAGCAGAGAAGATTCAACAATG ATCCTTCAAACAGGTCAGGAGATCATGGAGCTGGATACCAGTGGTTTTGCAACTCAGGGACCCACTGTGTATGCTGGGAACATTGGGGACAACAAGTACATCATTCAGGTCTCCCCCATGGGTCTTCGTCTGCTGGAAGGAG TGAGACAGCTCCACTTCATCCCCGTGGACCTGGGTTCTCCCATAGTGCATTGCTCTGTGGCTGACCCATATGTGGTTATCATGACTGCTGAGGGAGTGGTCACCATGTTTGTGCTGAAGTCTGACTCGTACATGGGGAAGATGCACCGGCTGGCACTGCAGAAACCACAGATTCCCAGC CAATCTCGTGTCATCACACTGTGCGCCTACCGAGACGTGAGCGGAATGTttacaacagaaaacaaagtgaGCTGCTCCATCAAAGAGGACACCATCAGGAGTCAGTCTGAAGCAGAGACCATCATCCATGACATGAG CAACACAGTGGATGATGAGGAGGAAATGCTGTACGGAGACTCGAATGCGAGTGCAACGGCTGCCAAAGAAGATATCAACCGCAGCTTTGTGGCACCGACGGCGACTGGGAGCGAGGCGACCTCGAGCAAAGCAGAGCCCACCCACTGGTGCATGATCATCAGGGAGAGTGGAGTGATGGAG ATTTATCAGCTGCCAGACTGGCGCTTGGTGTTCCTGGTGAAGAACTTCCCAGTGGGCCAAAGGGTGCTGGTGGACAGTTCCTCTGGCCAATCGGCAACACAGGGGGAgggtaaaaaagaagaagtcacCCGTCAAGGAGAGATTCCATTAGTCAAAGAAGTGGCTTTGGTTTCACTTGGCAACAATCACAGTAAACCATATTTGCTG GTCCATGTTGAACAAGAGCTTCTGATCTATGAAGCGTTCCAGtatgatcaacaacagccacaaaacaacctgaaagtCCGCTTCAAAAAA GTACCCCACAACATTAACTTCAGGGAAAAGAAATCCAAGCTcaagaaagataagaaagcaGAGAGCAGTGCCACCGAGGAAAATTCTGGCGTGAAAGGTCGGATTGCCAGGTTCAGATACTTTGAGGACATCTCTGGATACTCAGGA GTATTTATCTGCGGCCCGTCTCCTCACTGGATGTTGGTCACGTCTCGTGGAGCATTGAGGCTTCACCCAATGACCATTGATGGCTCCATTGAGTCTTTCTCCCCCTTCCATAATATCAACTGTCCCAAAGGTTTCCTGTACTTTAACAAACAG GGCGAGCTAAGGATCAGCGTTTTGCCCACGTATCTGTCCTACGACGCCCCGTGGCCAGTCAGAAAAATCCCTCTGAGGTGCACCGTCCACTATGTCTCCTACCACGTGGAATCCAAG gtgtATGCTGTGTGCACCAGTGTGAAAGAACCATGTACACGCATCCCGAGGATGACAGGAGAGGAGAAGGAATACGAAGTCATAGAACGAG ATGAACGCTACATTCATCCGCAGCAGGAGAAGTTCTCAATCCAGCTCATCTCTCCAGTGAGCTGGGAGGCCATTCCCAACACACG GATTGACCTGGAGGAGTGGGAACACGTCACGTGCATGAAGACGGTGGCACTGAGGAGTCAGGAGACTGTGTCTGGACTGAAGGGTTACATCGCAGCAGGAACGTGTCTGATGCAGGGGGAGGAGGTCACCTGCAGGGGCCGG ATTCTGATCCTGGATGTGATTGAAGTGGTGCCGGAGCCCGGCCAGCCCCTCACCAAGAACAAGTTTAAAGTGCTCTACGAGAAGGAACAGAAGGGACCGGTGACTGCTCTGTGTCACTGTAACGGATACCTGGTGTCAGCCATCGGCCAGAAG ATCTTCCTGTGGGTCCTGAAGGACAATGACCTGACGGGTATGGCCTTCATCGACACGCAGCTCTACATCCACCAGATGTTCAGCATCAAGAATTTCATCCTGGCTGCTGACTTGATGAAGAGCATCTCGCTACTGCGCTACCAGGAGGAGAGCAAGACGCTGTCTCTTGTCAGCAGG GATGCAAAGCCTTTAGAAGTCTACAGCATCGAATTCATGGTGGATAACAACCAGCTTGGATTCTTGG TGTCGGATCGAGACAAGAACCTCTATGTTTACATGTATTTGCCTGAAG CTAAAGAGAGCTTTGGAGGAATGCGCCTGCTGAGGCGAGCGGACTTCAACGCCGGAGCTAACATCAACACTTTCTGGCGGATGCCGTGCAGAGGGGCGCTGGACGCTAGCAGCAAAAAGGCTCTAACCTGGGACAACAAGCACATCACGTGGTTCG CAACCCTGGATGGAGGCATCGGCCTGCTCCTCCCCATGCAGGAGAAAA
- the parp10 gene encoding uncharacterized protein parp10, whose amino-acid sequence MPGERVEERTLEVSEVPEGVDEELLSLYFENKRRSGGGPLVSVVKNGDRAIVVFEDAAAAARVLSKGHHVLHNAELSVRKPASKDPRKLLLRGINPNTDTEMIELYVENTMGQEDYNLYPSPGRDLILIQFHELLTTDFQTLNTQISKRTLDGAQVTVEQVEQPDSILVENLHPGTTPDHVTLYFESSRGGKQDVKEVIVLSESTAKVSFCNYESVDAVLALTHKLEGAELSVKPYFDFLVPVESKTSQEVETSQDTTENSEEVNDIEMQTSPPTAASSSNHPPSEMVLEPVAAPPPLPTKVEEVKEEEAEEVMEDQSDDSDTITCHIALTDPGKHALFQHSTIQKDIKNTNPTVIIQTKDDGVYIEGPDRAQAEQVKQTIMDFLCNIAEAHFTLELEKAQFLARKDVKERLLQAMTQSGSSTLYTVSDSNITVTSLTQDSAKKACSFLKSQVCYFSMPVDQENECMLYCREWSEFLQTLSFCSVKVSERGGNIDVWTLTGMENEKQAAIMQFLTTPIERETVISMEPGMLKYIQIHCHQLLADMDQVSIFPLEAEDNCGLKIHGHVVACQMAEEVLQGVVSSICTRTITVNTPGVARFLGEKECQSILNEMEAKFCVHISPKYVPWKPLPHQDIFEAAWQMMFHKNFPKMSAQELKSDSMQIDASNGGLLEEAKKIVSAIDERVVHSVPTSDQQENMDNVDLYTASDDPSSLMDQDSDVTAVDSDQNTASGLFFNNGALGHSSNLEEEAQLSLAIQYSMESSHWTPEDEEEQLQKALELSRNMSQKESSSNGADKTPQVHQPKKANINIPLKDAIEAANAIQLFVFAGYNCDLIRVDIAFGKKVSQRQVEEKIEHRNLRNMSEYYQTCLDVIKRKHAVEIQIQGTIITVSGFKDFVMGAVCDVKLLLEKISNSVPEREILNTVQWLRHDPVSSVTAPYSPEATVLIENAFRKKLKKVDILLDNQPHTINFEKMQEHNIASGKSAQISRKLLKLDDLGYSEPEDDYSVLSNFPEATKVDEESDEFQNVVKQFYETIQEYHSKIRIIQVEKLMNKLLYNQYKLKKASVLQRATYPQIERTLYHGTSESSVKEICVHGFNRSFCGKNATVYGQGVYFAVNSALSVQDQYSPPNADGYKFIFVSKVLTGDYTKGCHSMKTAPLKETGDIPLRYDSVTDNITKPSMFVIFNDTQAFPEYLITCQRIHR is encoded by the exons ATGCCTGGTGAAAGAGTGGAGGAGAGGACGTTGGAGGTGTCCGAGGTGCCTGAAGGAGTGGATGAGGAGCTTTTGTCTTTGTATTTTGAGAACAAGCGGCGTTCTGGTGGAGGTCCACTTGTATCTGTGGTGAAGAATGGCGACCGCGCCATAGTCGtgtttgaagatgcagcag CTGCAGCCCGAGTGCTGTCTAAAGGGCACCACGTTCTGCATAATGCTGAGCTGAGTGTGAGAAAGCCTGCCTCAAAGGACCCGCGCAAACTCCTGCTGCGGGGGATCAACCCCAACACCGACACAGAGATGATAGAGCTCTACGTGGAGAACACAATGGGACAGGAAGACTACAACCTGTATCCCTCACCGGGGAGAGATTTGATCCTCATTCAATTCCACGAACTGCTCACAACAG ATTTCCAAACACTTAACACACAAATCTCTAAGAGGACACTTGATGGGGCTCAAGTAACCGTGGAACAGGTTGAACAACCCGACTCTATCTTAGTGGAGAATTTGCACCCTGGAACCACTCCGGACCATGTCACTTTGTACTTTGAGAGCAGTCGCGGCGGGAAGCAGGACGTGAAGGAGGTCATCGTGCTGTCAGAGAGTACAGCAAAGGTGTCCTTCTGTAACTATGAAT CTGTGGATGCTGTCctggctctcacacacaaacttgAGGGTGCTGAGCTCTCAGTGAAGCCCTACTTTGATTTTCTTGTACCTGTAGAAAGTAAAACATCGCAAGAAGTTGAGACAAGCCAAGACACAACTGAGAACTCTGAGGAGGTGAATGATATTGAGATGCAGACGAGTCCTCCCACGGCAGCCAGTTCCAGCAATCACCCCCCGAGTGAAATGGTTTTGGAGCCCGTTGCTGCTCCACCTCCTCTACCAACAAAGGTAGAGGAGGTGAAAGAAGAGGAGGCAGAGGAAGTCATGGAGGATCAAAGTGATGATTCAGATACAATAACATGTCATATTGCTCTCACAGACCCAGGGAAACATGCTTTGTTTCAGCATAGTACCATTCAAAAGGACATCAAGAACACGAACCCGACTGTTATTATCCAAACTAAAGACGATGGTGTTTACATTGAAGGACCTGATAGAGCACAGGCAGAGCAGGTTAAACAAACCATCATGGACTTTCTCTGTAACATCGCAGAGGCTCATTTCACCCTTGAGCTGGAAAAGGCTCAATTTCTTGCCAGAAAAGATGTAAAGGAACGGCTTCTACAAGCCATGACACAAAGTGGCTCCTCTACTCTATACACCGTATCAGACTCTAATATTACCGTAACGTCTCTAACCCAGGACTCGGCTAAAAAGGCgtgcagctttttaaaatcCCAAGTGTGTTACTTCAGCATGCCGGTGGACCAGGAAAATGAGTGCATGCTGTATTGCAGAGAGTGGTCAGAGTTCCTGCAGACTCTGAGTTTCTGCTCTGTAAAGGTGTCAGAACGAGGAGGGAATATTGATGTTTGGACTCTGACGGGGATGGAGAATGAGAAGCAGGCCGCCATCATGCAGTTTCTGACTACACCCATTGAAAGGGAGACGGTCATCTCTATGGAGCCGGGCATGCTGAAGTACATTCAGATCCACTGTCATCAGCTCTTGGCTGACATGGACCAAGTGTCTATTTTTCCACTAGAGGCCGAGGATAATTGTGGCTTAAAG ATCCACGGCCACGTTGTTGCTTGCCAAATGGCAGAGGAGGTGCTGCAAGGTGTAGTTTCTTCAATCTGCACTAGAACCATCACAGTAAACACTCCAGGAGTGGCCCGGTTTTTAGGTGAAAAGGAGTGTCAGAGCATTCTGAATGAGATGGAGGCAAAGTTTTGTGTCCACATCAGCCCCAAATATGTGCCCTGGAAGCCCCTGCCACACCAG GACATCTTTGAAGCTGCGTGGCAGAtgatgtttcacaaaaacttcCCGAAAATGTCTGCGCAGGAGTTGAAGTCAGATTCAATGCAAATTGATGCTTCAAATGGAG GTCTTTTAGAGGAGGCGAAGAAAATCGTCTCGGCTATTGATGAGAGAGTGGTGCACAGTGTGCCCACTTCAGACCAGCAGGAAAACATGGATAACGTAGACCTGTACACGGCGTCAGATGACCCAAGCAGCCTGATGGACCAGGACTCCGATGTGACAGCTGTTGACTCAGATCAGAACACTGCAAGCGGCTTATTCTTCAATAATGGAGCTCTGGGCCATTCTAGCAATCTGGAGGAAGAGGCCCAGCTGTCTTTAGCTATCCAGTACTCCATGGAGTCGAGCCACTGGACCCCGGAGGACGAAGAGGAGCAGCTGCAGAAAGCCTTGGAGTTGTCCAGGAATATGAGCCAAAAAGAAAGCTCTTCTAATGGGGCTGATAAGACACCCCAGGTGCACCAGCCAAAGAAGGCTAATATCAATATTCCCCTGAAAGATGCAATCGAAGCAGCCAACGCCATCCAGTTATTTGTGTTTGCAGGCTATAACTGTGACTTGATTCGGGTGGACATAGCCTTTGGTAAGAAGGTGAGCCAGAGACAGGTTGAGGAGAAAATAGAGCACAGGAACTTGAGGAATATGTCAGAGTACTACCAGACATGTCTGGACGTTATCAAGAGGAAACATGCAGTTGAGATCCAGATTCAAGGGACCATAATCACCGTATCTGGTTTCAAAGACTTTGTGATGGGAGCTGTGTGTGATGTTAAGCTGCTTCTGGAGAAAATCTCCAATTCTGTACCAGAACGGGAAATCCTGAATACTGTGCAGTGGTTGCGGCACGACCCGGTCTCCTCCGTCACTGCTCCTTATTCTCCCGAAGCCACAGTGCTCATTGAGAATGCCTTTagaaagaagctgaagaaggttGACATCTTGCTAGACAATCAGCCGCACACAATCAACTTTGAGAAGATGCAAGAACACAACATCGCTTCGGGGAAATCAGCGCAGATCTCCAGGAAGTTGCTCAAATTAGACGATTTAGGTTACAGTGAACCAG AAGATGACTACTCCGTGCTATCAAACTTCCCTGAAGCAACCAAAGTGGACGAGGAATCTGATGAATTCCAGAACGTGGTGAAGCAATTCTACGAGACCATTCAGGAATACCACAGCAAAATCCGAATCATACAG gtTGAGAAGCTCATGAACAAGCTGTTGTACAATCAGTACAAGCTTAAGAAGGCCAGCGTATTGCAGCGCGCCACCTACCCGCAGATCGAGCGCACCCTGTACCACGGCACGAGCGAGAGCAGCGTCAAGGAGATATGCGTCCATGGCTTCAACAGAAGCTTCTGTGGAAAGAATG CCACCGTCTACGGTCAGGGGGTCTATTTTGCTGTGAACTCGGCTCTATCTGTCCAGGATCAGTATTCCCCCCCAAACGCGGATGGATACAAGTTTATTTTTGTGTCCAAAGTTCTAACGGGAGACTACACCAAAGGCTGCCATTCGATGAAGACGGCCCCGCTGAAGGAGACAGGAGATATCCCCCTCAGATACGACAGCGTGACTGATAACATTACCAAGCCGTCGATGTTTGTCATTTTCAACGACACACAAGCTTTTCCAGAATATCTCATCACATGCCAGAGAATCCACCGCTGA